The following coding sequences lie in one Vibrio splendidus genomic window:
- the modB gene encoding molybdate ABC transporter permease subunit — protein sequence MMYLSEYEYQALMLSLKVAGFAILWLIPIGIGLAWLLAKKQFVGKSIVESIVHLPLVLPPVVIGYLLLVMMGRQGVIGSWLNDVFGIVFSFSWKGAALACVVVALPLMVRSIRLSLETVDSKLEEAAATLGASPLRVFFTITLPLMVPGIITGTMLSFARSLGEFGATISFVSNIPGETQTIPLAMYTFIETPGAEMEAARLCVISIVIALGSLMLSEWLNKKSAKRLGGNA from the coding sequence ATGATGTATTTATCGGAATACGAATACCAAGCCTTAATGCTGAGCTTGAAAGTCGCTGGTTTTGCCATCTTGTGGCTTATTCCTATCGGCATCGGCTTAGCATGGTTGCTTGCTAAGAAACAATTTGTGGGTAAAAGCATTGTAGAAAGTATTGTCCATTTGCCTTTGGTACTTCCACCTGTGGTCATCGGTTATTTGTTGCTAGTGATGATGGGCAGACAAGGCGTTATTGGCTCTTGGCTTAATGACGTGTTTGGTATCGTATTCAGTTTTAGCTGGAAGGGCGCGGCACTCGCGTGTGTTGTTGTCGCGCTGCCATTGATGGTTCGCTCTATTCGTCTGAGTCTAGAAACCGTAGACAGTAAACTGGAAGAGGCCGCTGCCACATTGGGCGCTTCACCTCTTCGTGTGTTTTTCACCATCACTTTACCTTTAATGGTCCCAGGGATCATTACTGGCACCATGCTTTCATTCGCAAGAAGCCTAGGTGAGTTTGGTGCGACCATCAGCTTCGTTTCAAATATTCCCGGTGAAACTCAAACCATTCCATTGGCCATGTATACCTTTATTGAAACCCCTGGCGCGGAAATGGAAGCGGCGCGTTTGTGTGTCATTTCAATTGTGATAGCGCTTGGTTCATTAATGCTATCTGAGTGGCTCAACAAAAAGTCAGCAAAACGCTTGGGAGGGAATGCATGA
- a CDS encoding diguanylate cyclase — protein MIEKGSSMRILLVDDVQLDRMQLAIRLKQLGHVVEAVGSGKEALNVYSDFDPELVLLDISMPDMDGFEVANEVRGQFPEWVPIIFLSGHEEPEMIAKAIDAGGDDYLIKPVNKVVLNSKLIAMQRIAHMRRELKQSTAKLEELNILLQQQANEDGLTKLYNRRYMDTKLEESIAWHGRRKIPMTVILLDVDFFKPYNDNYGHIQGDKCLQGLAGTLKQLFVRAGEFVGRYGGEEFVLILSDTDSDAAMLQATRIKEALHEMDYTHEHSTVSDRVTASQGVLSFVPDGGESIASIYEKVDQALYQAKQSGRNTFIQRNILELAR, from the coding sequence ATGATAGAAAAGGGATCTTCGATGCGCATATTGCTGGTTGATGACGTTCAACTAGACAGGATGCAACTCGCTATTCGACTCAAGCAATTGGGTCATGTTGTAGAAGCTGTTGGTAGCGGAAAAGAAGCCCTGAATGTTTATTCTGATTTTGATCCTGAACTCGTATTACTTGATATTAGCATGCCAGACATGGATGGTTTTGAAGTGGCTAATGAGGTTCGTGGCCAATTCCCAGAATGGGTTCCCATCATCTTTTTGAGTGGTCACGAAGAGCCGGAGATGATCGCGAAAGCGATTGATGCTGGTGGTGATGATTATCTAATCAAACCGGTAAACAAAGTTGTTTTGAACTCTAAGTTGATTGCGATGCAGCGTATTGCACACATGAGACGAGAGTTAAAACAGAGTACCGCCAAGCTCGAAGAACTGAATATCCTCCTGCAGCAACAAGCCAATGAAGATGGCCTGACTAAATTGTACAACCGTCGATATATGGATACTAAGCTTGAAGAGAGCATTGCGTGGCACGGAAGACGTAAGATACCCATGACTGTCATACTTCTTGATGTAGACTTCTTTAAGCCTTACAACGATAATTACGGTCATATTCAAGGGGATAAGTGCTTGCAAGGGCTTGCCGGTACCTTGAAGCAGCTTTTTGTGCGTGCGGGAGAGTTTGTCGGTCGCTACGGCGGTGAAGAGTTTGTTCTTATCCTAAGTGACACAGACAGCGATGCTGCTATGTTGCAGGCGACACGTATAAAAGAAGCGTTGCATGAAATGGATTACACTCATGAGCACTCAACGGTATCTGATAGAGTGACAGCGTCACAAGGTGTACTATCATTTGTGCCTGATGGGGGAGAATCTATCGCCTCTATTTACGAAAAGGTCGATCAAGCGCTTTACCAAGCGAAACAAAGTGGCAGAAATACCTTCATACAACGCAACATTTTGGAGCTTGCTCGTTAG
- a CDS encoding RimK/LysX family protein has protein sequence MYNWKAIVVLMLSGGLFACSTTTQVPVEPEQKPQVEQPVVDDSSKTEATEGEKVTEPTEKPEEVKPTEPEVKPEPVEKPPAKPLKTDDGKLILGEEEWVFVPGLKEAFKARIDTGATTSSISAVDIVDFERDGKDWVKFKIEHDGITTKEISLPVERWVKIKQSSAEGTQRRAVVVASIQIGDLKDKTEFTLADRTHLSFPILLGRSFFRDVAVVDVSQKYVQKKITK, from the coding sequence ATGTATAATTGGAAAGCGATTGTAGTTTTAATGCTAAGTGGTGGCCTGTTTGCTTGTTCGACGACGACTCAAGTTCCTGTCGAGCCAGAGCAAAAGCCTCAAGTAGAACAACCTGTTGTGGATGACTCTTCAAAGACTGAAGCAACTGAAGGCGAGAAAGTAACGGAACCTACAGAGAAGCCTGAAGAAGTAAAACCAACTGAGCCAGAAGTTAAACCTGAGCCAGTTGAAAAGCCACCAGCAAAACCGTTAAAAACGGATGATGGAAAACTGATTCTTGGTGAAGAAGAGTGGGTGTTTGTTCCTGGTTTGAAAGAAGCATTTAAAGCTCGTATTGATACAGGCGCAACAACATCTTCGATCAGTGCTGTAGATATCGTTGATTTTGAGCGTGACGGAAAAGACTGGGTTAAGTTTAAAATTGAGCATGACGGTATCACAACCAAAGAGATCAGTTTACCGGTAGAGCGTTGGGTTAAGATCAAGCAGTCGAGCGCGGAAGGCACACAGCGACGTGCTGTTGTCGTCGCTTCAATTCAAATCGGCGATCTGAAAGACAAAACTGAGTTTACGCTAGCAGACCGAACGCATCTTTCTTTCCCTATTCTATTGGGTAGAAGCTTCTTTAGAGATGTTGCGGTAGTGGATGTAAGTCAAAAGTACGTTCAAAAGAAAATTACTAAATAA
- a CDS encoding cobyric acid synthase translates to MRSPLNALMVQGTTSDAGKSVLVAGLCRVLARKGIKVAPFKPQNMALNSAVTKDGGEIGRAQAVQAQACNIEPTVHMNPVLLKPNSDTGAQVILQGRAISNMEATGYHDYKKVAMDTVIDSFDRLSEEYESVMIEGAGSPAEINLRENDIANMGFAEKADIPVIIVADIDRGGVFAHLYGTLELLSESEQARVKGFVINRFRGDIALLQSGLDWLEEKTGKPVIGVLPYLHGFNLEAEDAITSAQESDGEAKLKVVVPVLTRISNHTDFDALRLNPSIDLRYVGKGERVNNADLIILPGTKSVRADLDYLKQQGWDKDIQRHLRLGGKVMGICGGYQMLGNIIHDPDGVEGEPGSSEGLGYLDTETTLTQQKTLTNVRGTMTLDGKTAQVKGYEIHVGRTDVKEIVLPVQLESGSLDGAVNQDNSIFGTYLHGVFDNSDALSLICEWAGANDVTAIDHEQLKELGINRIADAIEEHLNLDLLWPELTI, encoded by the coding sequence ATGCGATCACCGTTAAACGCCCTTATGGTTCAAGGGACAACGTCAGATGCCGGAAAAAGTGTTTTGGTGGCAGGTTTATGCCGTGTTTTGGCAAGGAAAGGAATCAAAGTGGCACCTTTTAAGCCACAAAACATGGCGTTAAACAGTGCGGTGACAAAAGATGGCGGCGAAATTGGTCGCGCTCAAGCGGTTCAGGCGCAAGCTTGTAACATTGAACCTACTGTTCACATGAACCCGGTATTGCTAAAACCCAATTCAGATACTGGCGCGCAAGTGATTCTGCAAGGCCGAGCGATCAGTAATATGGAAGCTACGGGCTATCATGATTACAAGAAAGTGGCGATGGATACCGTTATTGACTCATTTGACCGACTTTCTGAAGAATACGAAAGCGTGATGATTGAAGGCGCGGGTAGCCCAGCTGAAATTAACCTCCGCGAAAATGATATTGCGAACATGGGATTTGCTGAGAAAGCGGACATCCCAGTGATCATCGTTGCCGATATTGACCGTGGTGGCGTTTTTGCGCACCTCTACGGCACATTAGAGTTGTTATCTGAATCTGAACAAGCTCGCGTAAAAGGCTTTGTGATAAACCGCTTTAGAGGTGATATCGCGCTACTTCAATCTGGACTTGATTGGCTAGAAGAGAAAACCGGCAAGCCAGTGATTGGTGTATTGCCATATCTTCATGGTTTTAACCTAGAAGCGGAAGATGCCATTACCTCAGCCCAAGAGTCTGACGGAGAAGCTAAGCTTAAGGTGGTGGTGCCAGTGCTAACCCGAATCAGCAACCATACGGACTTCGACGCGTTAAGACTTAATCCTTCCATTGATTTACGTTATGTCGGTAAAGGTGAACGTGTAAACAATGCCGATTTGATTATCTTGCCGGGTACAAAATCGGTAAGAGCAGATTTGGATTACCTAAAACAACAAGGCTGGGATAAAGATATTCAGCGTCATTTACGCTTGGGCGGCAAAGTGATGGGTATTTGTGGTGGTTACCAGATGCTAGGAAATATCATCCACGATCCAGATGGCGTTGAAGGTGAGCCAGGAAGCAGCGAAGGGTTAGGATATCTCGATACTGAAACGACGCTAACACAACAGAAAACCTTAACAAACGTGCGCGGCACCATGACACTTGATGGTAAAACAGCACAAGTAAAAGGGTATGAGATCCATGTAGGTAGGACTGATGTCAAAGAAATAGTATTACCGGTTCAGTTAGAATCAGGCAGCCTTGATGGCGCTGTGAATCAAGATAACTCGATTTTTGGTACTTACCTGCATGGCGTATTCGATAACAGCGATGCGTTGTCGCTTATTTGCGAATGGGCAGGAGCCAACGATGTAACAGCGATTGACCATGAACAGCTTAAAGAGCTGGGTATCAATCGAATCGCTGATGCCATCGAAGAGCATTTAAATCTTGATTTGCTTTGGCCGGAATTAACAATTTAG
- a CDS encoding amino acid aminotransferase, which yields MFSHLPKPTLDPILSLSVAYRGDPRTDKVDLGIGVYKNDQGETPIMKAVSMAQDIVVDTQKTKAYVGLAGCEEFNQSMVDLLLKGTSAMGRVAAIQTPGASGALRMLGDLMKVSQPDTTVWISNPSYVNHKPVMEAAGLKVRYYNYFSPETKQVDVARMMEDLSTAGPSDVVLLHGCCHNPTGADINFEAWQEITKLSQKNGFLPFVDIAYQGFGDGLEEDAKGLQHMANNVEEMLITTSCSKNFGLYRERTGAAIVIGKNSEHVGNARGKLLTLARSTYTMPPDHGAALVKTILQNQELTKIWKQELSEMQQRLLNLRQSLCDELRNTYNTSQFDFIESHKGMFSVLGFKETQMNQLREEYGVYGVGDGRINIAGLSESHIPYVAKAIANVSK from the coding sequence ATGTTTTCACATCTACCAAAACCAACTTTAGATCCAATTTTATCTCTTTCTGTCGCTTACCGCGGCGATCCTCGTACTGACAAAGTCGATTTAGGCATTGGCGTTTACAAAAACGACCAAGGCGAAACACCGATCATGAAAGCCGTTTCTATGGCTCAAGACATTGTTGTCGATACTCAGAAAACCAAAGCTTACGTTGGCCTAGCAGGCTGTGAAGAGTTTAACCAGAGCATGGTTGATCTGCTGCTTAAAGGGACTTCTGCAATGGGTCGTGTAGCCGCGATTCAAACACCGGGTGCAAGTGGTGCACTTCGTATGTTGGGTGACTTAATGAAAGTTTCTCAACCAGACACCACGGTTTGGATTTCAAACCCAAGCTACGTTAACCACAAACCGGTAATGGAAGCGGCAGGCTTAAAAGTTCGATACTACAATTACTTCAGTCCTGAAACGAAGCAAGTTGATGTTGCAAGAATGATGGAAGACCTATCAACAGCGGGTCCATCAGACGTTGTACTACTTCACGGTTGCTGCCATAACCCAACGGGTGCTGATATCAACTTTGAAGCGTGGCAGGAAATCACCAAACTATCTCAGAAAAATGGTTTCTTACCGTTCGTTGATATTGCCTATCAAGGCTTTGGTGACGGCCTAGAAGAAGATGCAAAAGGTCTTCAACACATGGCTAACAACGTTGAAGAAATGCTGATCACAACATCTTGCTCGAAGAACTTCGGTTTGTATCGTGAAAGAACGGGTGCTGCGATCGTTATCGGTAAGAACAGCGAACACGTTGGCAACGCAAGAGGCAAGCTTCTTACGCTGGCTCGTTCAACTTACACTATGCCGCCTGATCACGGTGCTGCTCTGGTTAAAACAATTCTTCAGAATCAAGAGCTAACGAAGATTTGGAAGCAAGAGTTGAGTGAAATGCAGCAACGTTTGTTAAATCTGCGCCAAAGTTTGTGTGATGAATTGCGAAATACTTATAACACGTCACAATTTGACTTCATTGAAAGCCATAAAGGTATGTTTAGTGTACTAGGCTTTAAAGAAACTCAAATGAATCAATTACGTGAAGAATATGGAGTCTATGGTGTTGGTGATGGACGCATCAATATTGCAGGCCTTTCTGAATCCCATATTCCTTATGTAGCTAAAGCGATAGCTAACGTTTCGAAATAG
- the modA gene encoding molybdate ABC transporter substrate-binding protein, producing MKKQVILLTIALTSALSSSHLLAAEKLRVYAASSMTNAVNLLIEEFEKEHSVDIVPVYASTSSLVRQIERGAPADIFISANEKWMTHLVDRQLVSGDNVTNLCENELVLISPKETPISLDLSNGDQWAKLLTNERLAVGNTMSVPAGIYAKEALETLGVWDDVKTRLAPSNNVRMALALVERSEAKLGIVYKTDALLSKEVSLVSTFSSNLHTPIRYPVAKLSDKVVAEEFYTFLNSGKAKDTLNSFGFEVR from the coding sequence ATGAAAAAGCAAGTCATCCTTTTAACCATCGCCTTAACTTCGGCATTGAGTTCTAGTCATCTTTTGGCGGCAGAAAAGCTACGAGTTTATGCCGCATCGTCGATGACTAACGCGGTTAATTTGTTGATAGAAGAATTTGAGAAAGAACATTCAGTCGATATTGTCCCTGTTTATGCCAGCACATCGTCATTGGTGAGACAGATTGAAAGAGGGGCGCCAGCAGACATCTTTATCTCGGCAAACGAAAAATGGATGACGCATTTAGTGGATCGTCAATTGGTTTCTGGTGACAATGTCACAAACTTGTGCGAAAACGAATTGGTGCTGATTTCCCCGAAAGAGACGCCAATATCGTTGGATCTCTCAAACGGTGACCAATGGGCTAAACTACTCACGAATGAAAGACTTGCGGTTGGCAACACCATGTCGGTTCCTGCGGGTATCTATGCGAAAGAAGCGCTAGAAACGTTAGGTGTATGGGATGATGTGAAGACTCGATTGGCACCAAGTAACAATGTTCGTATGGCATTGGCCTTGGTAGAGCGTAGTGAAGCTAAGCTTGGCATTGTCTACAAAACCGATGCGTTGCTTTCTAAAGAAGTGAGCCTCGTGTCGACGTTCTCATCAAATTTACATACGCCAATACGTTACCCTGTAGCGAAATTGAGCGATAAAGTCGTCGCAGAAGAGTTTTATACTTTCCTAAATAGCGGAAAAGCGAAGGACACCTTGAACAGTTTTGGATTTGAAGTGCGTTAA
- a CDS encoding ABC-F family ATPase, translated as MISTANITMQFGAEPLFENISAKFGNGNRYGLIGANGCGKSTFMKILSGALTPSSGNVSITPGEKLGVLSQDQFAFEQYSVIDVVIMGDRKLWEVKQERDRIYSLPEMSEDDGMKVAELESEFAEMDGYTAESRAGDILIQAGIEEEFHFGLMQQVAPGWKLRVLLAQALFANPDILLLDEPTNNLDIHTINWLAEELNQRKCTMIIISHDRHFLNSVCTHMADIDYGELRVYPGNYEYFLEASGLIREQLLANNAKKAAEISELQDFVNRFGANASKAKQASSRAKKMDKITLDEVKSSSRMSPSIDFGEGKKLHRQALELKELGHGFDGETLFAGGNLLLEAGTRLAVIGENGVGKTTLLRCLVQELEQNEGIVKWSENASVGYCPQDSTTDFDNDLSIFDWISQWRTAKHDDLMVRGILGRLLFTADDANKKARNCSGGEKNRLLFGKLMMQDINVLVMDEPTNHMDMEAIQALNDALKVYTGTLIFVSHDREFVSSLANHIIDVKDQQLVSFQGTYEEYLDHQKKMLMVNL; from the coding sequence TTGATATCTACCGCGAACATCACAATGCAATTTGGCGCAGAGCCGCTGTTTGAAAACATCTCTGCTAAATTTGGTAACGGCAACCGCTATGGTTTGATCGGCGCCAATGGTTGCGGCAAGTCAACGTTCATGAAAATCCTAAGTGGTGCATTAACGCCAAGCTCGGGCAACGTTTCTATCACTCCAGGAGAGAAACTGGGTGTGCTAAGCCAAGATCAGTTCGCTTTTGAACAATACAGCGTTATCGACGTTGTGATCATGGGTGACAGAAAACTGTGGGAAGTAAAACAAGAACGTGACCGTATTTATTCTTTGCCAGAAATGAGCGAAGACGATGGTATGAAAGTCGCTGAACTTGAAAGTGAATTCGCTGAGATGGATGGCTACACAGCAGAAAGCCGTGCAGGTGACATCCTAATTCAAGCGGGCATCGAAGAAGAGTTCCATTTCGGCCTGATGCAGCAAGTTGCTCCAGGTTGGAAACTGCGTGTGCTTCTGGCGCAAGCTCTATTTGCAAACCCAGATATTCTGCTTCTTGATGAACCAACCAACAACTTGGACATTCACACGATCAACTGGCTTGCTGAAGAGCTAAACCAGCGTAAATGTACAATGATCATCATTTCGCATGATAGACACTTCCTGAACTCTGTGTGTACGCACATGGCTGACATCGACTACGGTGAGCTGCGTGTTTACCCTGGTAACTACGAATATTTCCTAGAAGCTTCTGGTTTGATTCGTGAGCAACTTCTAGCAAACAACGCTAAGAAAGCGGCTGAAATTAGCGAACTTCAAGATTTCGTTAACCGTTTTGGCGCAAACGCATCTAAAGCGAAGCAAGCAAGTTCACGTGCTAAGAAAATGGACAAAATCACGCTTGATGAAGTGAAATCATCGAGCCGTATGAGCCCATCAATTGATTTTGGTGAAGGCAAGAAATTGCACCGTCAAGCGCTTGAACTTAAAGAGCTTGGTCACGGCTTCGATGGCGAAACACTGTTTGCTGGTGGCAACTTGCTGCTTGAAGCGGGTACACGTCTTGCTGTTATCGGTGAGAACGGTGTGGGTAAAACCACGCTGCTACGTTGTCTAGTTCAAGAGCTAGAGCAAAACGAAGGCATCGTTAAATGGTCTGAAAACGCATCTGTAGGCTACTGCCCACAAGACAGTACAACAGACTTCGACAATGATTTGAGCATCTTCGATTGGATCTCACAATGGCGTACGGCGAAGCACGATGATCTAATGGTACGTGGCATTTTGGGCCGTCTATTGTTTACTGCTGATGATGCAAACAAGAAAGCACGTAACTGTTCTGGTGGTGAGAAAAACCGTCTGTTATTCGGCAAGCTAATGATGCAAGACATCAACGTGCTTGTTATGGACGAACCAACGAACCACATGGACATGGAAGCAATCCAAGCTCTTAACGATGCGTTGAAAGTTTACACTGGCACGCTTATCTTCGTAAGTCATGACCGTGAGTTTGTTTCTTCACTAGCAAACCACATCATCGATGTGAAAGACCAACAGCTAGTAAGCTTCCAAGGTACGTATGAAGAGTACTTAGACCACCAGAAAAAGATGCTGATGGTTAATTTATAA
- a CDS encoding DUF3069 domain-containing protein — protein sequence MSDATNNEVQEIDLTTISPELRQVIEFDEVPKEMHNMVTSIHEVSEEAVRETWSSLPASAQNVLDNFEQFHALISVSQAFAGVNMMEEFPTLKLPEGMSDEEKEEYRAQLLDQILHNCVKDMAKQIKKARRDAILKRDFKEVFIR from the coding sequence ATGTCAGACGCTACAAACAACGAAGTACAAGAAATCGATTTAACCACTATCTCACCAGAGCTTCGCCAAGTTATCGAATTTGATGAAGTGCCTAAAGAGATGCACAACATGGTTACTTCTATTCATGAGGTGTCTGAAGAAGCAGTGCGTGAAACTTGGAGCAGCCTTCCAGCAAGCGCACAAAATGTTTTAGACAACTTTGAGCAATTCCACGCTCTAATCTCTGTTAGCCAAGCTTTCGCTGGTGTAAACATGATGGAGGAGTTCCCTACTCTTAAACTTCCAGAAGGCATGTCTGATGAAGAAAAAGAAGAGTACCGAGCTCAACTGCTTGACCAAATTTTACATAACTGTGTAAAAGACATGGCTAAGCAAATCAAGAAAGCGCGCCGTGATGCTATCTTGAAGCGTGATTTCAAAGAAGTTTTCATCCGCTAA
- the modC gene encoding molybdenum ABC transporter ATP-binding protein ModC, producing the protein MSALILQYQQQLGETFFDIDLELPSSGITAIFGRSGAGKTSLINAISGLKQPDKGLISVSGTTLFDSRNGINLPTHKRNVGYVFQESRLFPHMKVAANLKYGMKGADKAHFEQIVSLLSLDSLLDRYPARLSGGEKQRVAIGRALLSKPSILLMDEPLASLDLPRKREVMPFLENLSETVNIPIIYVTHSLNEILRLANHLVIIEQGKVISSGVTEEVWASRAMQPWQSFSEQSSLFEGTLVEHNDDYALSRLKLGKSTSLWVQKVSSDIGAAVRLQVRANDVSITLEQPQGTSIRNILPVTIKSVETHQQGSNKQSVAVELELEPGCYLWATITLWALDELSLEIGQQVYAQIKGVSVAQRDIAVTH; encoded by the coding sequence ATGAGTGCTTTGATCCTTCAATATCAGCAACAGCTTGGTGAAACCTTTTTTGATATCGATTTAGAGTTACCGAGTAGCGGAATTACGGCGATTTTTGGTCGTTCTGGTGCGGGTAAAACCTCCCTTATCAATGCGATCAGTGGCCTTAAACAGCCAGACAAAGGCTTGATCAGCGTATCTGGCACCACTCTGTTTGATAGTCGTAATGGCATTAATTTGCCAACCCATAAACGCAACGTTGGTTATGTGTTCCAAGAATCGCGATTGTTCCCGCACATGAAAGTTGCGGCGAATCTTAAGTACGGTATGAAAGGTGCGGACAAAGCGCACTTTGAGCAAATAGTTTCTCTGTTGTCTTTGGACTCATTGCTTGATCGCTATCCAGCTCGCCTGTCTGGCGGTGAGAAGCAACGTGTGGCGATTGGACGTGCTTTGCTGTCTAAGCCGAGTATTTTGTTGATGGATGAGCCATTGGCCTCTCTCGACTTACCTCGTAAGCGTGAAGTGATGCCGTTTCTGGAAAACCTTTCTGAAACAGTGAATATTCCAATCATCTACGTGACGCACAGCCTTAATGAGATTCTACGCTTGGCCAATCATCTTGTGATCATCGAGCAAGGCAAAGTCATTTCGTCGGGCGTGACAGAAGAAGTGTGGGCTTCAAGAGCCATGCAACCGTGGCAATCATTCTCAGAACAAAGCTCATTGTTTGAGGGGACGTTGGTTGAACACAATGACGATTATGCATTATCTCGTCTGAAGCTTGGCAAATCGACATCGTTGTGGGTTCAGAAGGTGTCGAGCGACATTGGGGCCGCAGTAAGGTTACAAGTTAGGGCAAATGATGTCTCTATCACGCTAGAACAGCCGCAAGGCACTTCGATACGTAATATCCTTCCTGTGACCATTAAAAGCGTAGAGACGCACCAGCAAGGCTCAAATAAGCAGAGTGTTGCGGTAGAGCTGGAGCTAGAGCCTGGTTGTTACTTGTGGGCGACCATAACCTTGTGGGCTCTGGACGAGTTGAGTTTGGAAATCGGTCAGCAAGTCTACGCTCAAATTAAAGGCGTGAGTGTCGCTCAGCGAGATATTGCCGTCACGCACTGA
- a CDS encoding AraC family transcriptional regulator gives MSEKQERYEISENTHQEFVDQSHVLAFEELGIVQCGTASCRDFFSVYRKNQQKHMLLYTVRGKGWLESGACSYILEPGSCITVPAGIENGFGIEEETWQIAWIFLSPDKQWENVVSDEVSYTQSPAAEVVSSCIHTLLRSIALPIDLGGAIANYSVAQIEYMINAPVPQQQSRNLIRLRRVFDNVQKQLHKEWNVHELAGLFPCSEPHFHRLCQRYYSHSPMTHIMRMRMEYAARLLKSSDWSIQHIGEIVGYPNAANFSTRFKAWSGVTPRQFKQNT, from the coding sequence AAGAGCTAGGTATCGTTCAGTGTGGGACGGCGTCGTGTCGTGATTTCTTTTCGGTGTATCGGAAAAACCAACAAAAACACATGTTGCTGTATACCGTGAGAGGAAAGGGTTGGTTAGAAAGTGGGGCGTGTAGCTACATTCTAGAACCGGGTTCGTGCATTACTGTCCCAGCAGGGATAGAGAATGGCTTTGGTATTGAAGAAGAAACATGGCAAATTGCATGGATCTTTCTCTCGCCAGATAAACAATGGGAAAATGTCGTCAGTGATGAAGTGAGTTATACGCAGTCTCCCGCAGCAGAAGTCGTCTCATCGTGCATTCATACTCTATTGAGAAGCATTGCCTTACCGATCGATTTGGGTGGAGCAATTGCTAATTATAGTGTGGCTCAAATAGAATACATGATTAATGCGCCGGTCCCACAGCAACAATCACGCAATTTGATTCGTTTAAGACGAGTGTTCGACAACGTACAAAAGCAGCTCCACAAGGAATGGAACGTTCATGAGCTGGCAGGCTTATTCCCGTGTTCAGAGCCGCATTTCCATCGTTTGTGCCAGCGCTATTATTCACACAGCCCAATGACTCATATTATGCGTATGAGGATGGAGTACGCAGCACGCTTGCTGAAGTCGAGTGATTGGTCGATTCAACACATTGGCGAGATAGTCGGTTACCCGAATGCGGCTAACTTTAGTACTCGATTCAAGGCTTGGTCGGGAGTGACACCGAGGCAATTCAAACAGAACACCTAA
- a CDS encoding YgiW/YdeI family stress tolerance OB fold protein has product MKKTVLAIASTIILAPTFAMASDHHSGNSNTHNSNSKHESAIAYTGPIETVSVATLLADTSMFAEQEAIVDGKIVRQLKNDTFVFSDGQSEIQIELDDDIRLAQPLTADTKVRIFGEYEGGKTPEIEVDHIQVL; this is encoded by the coding sequence ATGAAAAAAACTGTATTAGCTATCGCATCTACTATTATCCTTGCCCCTACTTTCGCAATGGCTAGTGACCACCACAGCGGCAACAGCAATACCCACAACAGCAATAGCAAGCACGAGAGCGCTATCGCTTACACAGGGCCGATTGAAACCGTTTCTGTTGCGACGCTACTTGCAGATACAAGCATGTTCGCAGAGCAAGAAGCGATTGTAGATGGCAAGATTGTTCGTCAGCTAAAGAATGATACATTTGTCTTCTCTGATGGGCAGAGTGAAATTCAAATCGAATTGGATGATGATATCCGCCTAGCACAACCGCTAACTGCTGATACTAAAGTACGTATCTTCGGCGAATATGAAGGCGGCAAGACACCGGAAATCGAAGTGGATCATATCCAAGTTCTATAG